tgagggaaggaggagaaggggacgacagaggatgagatggttggttggcatcgtCGATTCAAtgcatgtgaacttgggcaaactccgggaagtggtgagggacggggaagcctgttgtgctgctaCCTGGGGGGctgagagagttggacatgacttggcaactgaacaacaacaacaaaatgacccATGAACTTCAATGTCTTTCCATGTGCTTAGTTAGCATCCATCTATTTTCTCTGGTAAATTATTTGCTGAAACTTTCTACCCATTTAAAAGATTCACTTATTTGCCTTATTAGTGAATCATATTGATTCTTTACATATTGTATAGACAAGTCCTTTGTTGAAtgtatttttgcaaatatttcttgtattttattaAATAGAATAGGTGTCTATTAAAAGACGCCTCTTTTCTTGCATcactgtgtctttttctttttttttttttagtatttatttatttacttggctgtgctgggtcttagttgtggcatgcagggtctagttcctcaccagggatggaaccccagccCCCTACACTGGGTgtgaacacagagtcttagccactcaaacaccaggcaagtcccagtcacagtgtcttttaaaaagcaaaagttttAATGAAGTCCTCctattggtggtttttttttttttctgcttttttcttttggttgtatTTGAGAAATCTTTGCCAAATCTAAGGTCAGTAAGTCTTTCCTTTATGCTTTATTCTATATGCTTTATAGGTTTACCTCTTTCATGGAGGTCTATTTCTGGGCTGAGTCTTGAAAGGTGAGTAGCCAAGCAAAAGCACAGGAGAGAACATTCTAGGCAAGAGGGACCACTTGAGCAaaggcccagagggatgggagcTTCTGTAGTTCTGGAGTAGTCAGGTATTCCTGAAACTAGCACACAGGGTGTAAGGGAACGAGAGGGGTGAGATCCCTCCTACTGGAGACGTGGCCTGGGCTGAGGGCAGAGGGCTAGACTGAAAAGCTTGCACTTTATCCCAAGGGTGACGTGGAGCTAATCACGAGTGTTAACCAGAGAAGTGCTGCCGGCACCTCAGTTGCCTTATCAGCCAAATCAGGAgccggaggaggaggagaagagataAGGAATGAACTAGTGTTTCATCTTGGGCCTGGGCAGGCCCTCTTCTCCGGCTCTTTCACTGGGGTACCCAGTTCTCCTAGAAGGGAAATGGTAATCAACTCCTATTAAATGCTAACATTTCCTGGTGACTGTCTTACTGCCTCTGGGAgctctccctcccccttccttttcCGCTTTGTTTTTATTGGTATTAAGGTACAgttaacttacaatgttgtgttagtttcaagcggacagcaaagtgattcaattatacatctCTATAAGGAGCTCTTTTATTAGCCATGTTCATCTTTTGTCTGTTACAAGAGGTCCAAACGTTCATTCTGTCCCTGGGGTGTCTGTCAATCTTGTTTATCAAGCTTCTTGCAACCTAGAAAGATTCAGTGTTTTGCAGTCCAGACTGAGGATGGTTTTCATGATTTGGGGCTCGTCTACCTTGCGGAGACCAAGGCTGGGCTCCACGTAGCCTGCACACCACCATGGCGTTCCCTGTTCCACCCCATCCCCTACCCTCCCTGGGTTAAGGACTTGCTTGTTCTCTTGGATCCGTGCGAGGCATGGATGCGGTCTGGGCTACCCCTGCTTGAGGACACCCAGGTGGGGGTCCACTGACTCGCCTGGAAAACCGGTCCAGCTGAAGCGAAAGACTTCTCATCCCCAAACCTGTGTTCCCCCAGCCTCAGCGGAGGCCTCGCCTAGGTTTTTCACTTTAGTGCCTGAGGagccctggcccctccctgccGCCCATACCGCTTCCGTTTTCCAGGCGGGCGGAGGGGCGGCGCCTTAGGAAAGCTGAGTCTCGGTTTCCACGTTCCCCTCGTGCCGTTTCTGCTGTGTCATGGTTGGGAGGGGGGACAGGCGGAGACAGGAAAGGCAGACTTTGCTGAGTCACGCCAGCTGCTTCCTCAGCCTCCAGCTGGGTGCTTAGGTAAGGGCAGTCTTCCCTGCTGGCAGGAGGAAGTGAAACTTCTAGAAAAGGGTAGACGCTTCCCATTTCACTCAAATTTTTGCACAGCGTTTGAAAAGCCCTGTCCCACACATCTCAAAAGGGATGTGTCCAAGGTTGAGCTGCTGAAGGTCTCCCATCACAGCCAACTGATCATGCCATCTTCCCAGCTGGTTGAACCCAAACTTTGGAGTTAATCCTTGACAGCTCCTCTTACTCACATCCCATTTCCTATTCTTCTCCTAACATGTAAAGCTCTGTCTTTACAATATGCATGCGTGTCCTAGGCCACTTACCTCTCTGTTCTTTGCAAGCCAGCCTCATCTCTCCTTGGATTTGTGTGGTCAGTTGCCTTCTGCCAGTGTCCTGTGTCACCCAGAGCAGCCAGTGATTGATCCCAGGAAAACCCAGTGAGACCCCAGcactcctcccctcccagcccttgGGTCTCCCCTACTTACAAAGGTCCTAGCAATGGCCTGCAGGCCTCACAGGCTACATGTCTCTCCTGCTGTCGTCTTCCACCTgtcccctcctgctctctgctGCAGCCACGCTGACCTCCAGGCTGCTGCCTGTCCCTGCCaggtctgagccacctggggtctCAACTCTGACTTTTTCCTGTGGCCCCAAACAATGATGCTCCCACACCTCCCAGCCTGTGGAGACCACCTTGACCTGACTGACTTAGCATCACAATCACTGATTGCTTCCCATACTTCACATCTCTCTGACATCTCTAGCCAGGGAAAGTTCTGTGCTTGCAAGGGTTTATGTGGCTAGACTGGGCCCATCTAGACTGGGCCCTTCCAGAGACTCTGCAGTGATTTCCTTACTTTGAGATCTGCGACCTCAATTACATGTGCAAAGGGTGATTGAGGAGGAGACAGGCTCCAGGTTAGACATTTACAACTGGCCTCCTGCAAAGGGTAATGACCCTATTCGATGATAACAGATCATATTCACAGGTTGTAAGGATTAGGCAAGGACATCTTTGTGGGGCCACGATTCTGCTTACCACAGATAAATGCTTACCTCCTGGGTATGGGGAGGATGAAATGGGACCCTGTTTGGGAGAAGGCTTGGCTCAGAGCAAACTCCAGTGTTTCTTTCCCAATTCCATCTACATATGTCTTTGGTGTTCCCTACCCCCTTTCTGGATCATTTCTCTGGGCCCAGACTTCATGAGGACACTGAGCACCCGTGTTCTGTCAAAGTGGGGTTCTAGCCTCTTCAGCTTTGTACCTCCAGCTCCACACGTAATATAACTGGCCCATTTCAGCTGCTCAAGTATTTGGCTCTGCAAGGGAATCCAGAGAGAGGGTGGTGAGTTCTTTGATGGAATTAAGCTTTATCTGGGGGGGCAGGGAACTCCCAagcggttcagtggtaaaaaaaaatctgcttgcagtgcaggagacgcaggttcgatccctgggtcaggaagatacccgagatgaggaaatggcaacccacttcagtattcttgcctgggaaatcccatggacagaggagcctggcggactccagtccatggggtcacaaagagttggacacagcttagtgactaaagaacaacaacagcacTTTAATGGTGGAATACTAGGCATCATGCAGGGAGATGGCAGGACGGATCTCTCTGTCCACCCTGTCCTGCTTCCCAAAGCTGTCACGGCAAATATCACAAACACAGTGGTTTGAAACAATACAGATTTATTCTCTGGAGTTCCTAAGGTCAGAAGTCCTGAAAAGGGTGGGCAGGGTTGCATCCCTTTTGGAGTTCTAGGGGAGAATCTACTTCCTCAGCTTTTCTAGCTTTTGGAGGGTACCAGCTTTTCTCGGCTCACGGCCCCCAACTCCATCTTCAAAGTTAACGGCACAGCATCTTCCAATATCTCTGTCCTGCTTCCTTCATCACATCACCTTCTGTATCTGTAACCTCCCagcctccctcttataaggactTTTCTGATCATATTAGGATAATCTTCCCATTTCTAGATGCTTAACTTAATCCCATCTGCAAAATCTTTTTGCCATGTCAAATAAGTAACATATTCAGAtgttctggggattaggatgtaGACATGGTGGGGGTTATTATTTAGCCTACCGCAGGAGGAGAACTATCATTTAAATCATTCAAGTTGTTTGAGAACAGAGAAGAGGAAGCCAGGAAGCTGAATCAGCATGGGGAAAGGCCACAGGCTCAACACTGGGACAGGAGATACCAGATCAGCCCTATCCAGCCCCCTCTGCCCTGAggttgtctgtgtgtgtttgtgtgtgtgtgttgagggtggGATGGGTCTGTTCTGGCTAAGTCAGGGGCTCCCAGGGAAGAAGCTGTAGGGAGGAGTGAACTTGGACTCGGAACCAGGACCCCTGGGCCACTGAAGGCTCTGTGTCCTAGTGGGGCACAGCCTGGCAAAGTCACTCTCCTCTTGGGTCCTCTGCTCCCCTATGTTAAGTTTGAGAATGGCAGACCATATGAGCTTTACCTTCTGGGCTTTCTGACTGGACAGGCTGATGGCAAGCATTCAGACTTTCCCACTTTTATCCTGTAAACTCTTGGAGGACAGCCTGGCCTCCCATAAAAGGGCATGTGATATGGGGGTCAGAAGTATGGATTCTGGCTTCCAAGTGCTGTgctctgaatcctggcttggcTATCACTAGCCATGTGACTTGGGAAAACGACTTTACCTTTTTGTACCTTAGTATTTACGTGGACAAAACAGAGATGAAAATGACAGGGCTTTTGCCAGGATTAAATGTTCTTGCACATAAGGGTTCTATACACAGTAAGTGATCAGTAAAGTTGGACTAAGATCAAAACTTGAAGCTTGATTCCAACTCTTTCTGGTAACCTAGCTGTAAGCTCGTGTCTACCAGAAAGAGATCCTGTggcatatattcattcattcagtacagATTGTCTGCTACTTACTAGGCACAGTTCCAGGCTCTGGAGattcacaaaacaaaacccctgccgtcctggagcttacattctaatggAGATACCTGTTTCTAATAATCCTTCTTTCTAGAAAGTTCCTGGCAACTCTTTTCTGAAATCTGCTAGCAGCTCCAGTTCTAGTCCTTACCTCTGTGAATCTTGTGAACTGGTAAATGCCATCTTCTGTAGAATGAGCCTTTAAAGGACAACCGTGGAGGTGACTTCTGGGCTCTAGTGGGACAAACCATGGTTTGTTTTTTGGCTTGTCTCGCCTTCTACTGGATTCTGAGACATGACGCCCTACCTTGAACTTTTGAAATCTTTGTactagactgcctgggttcaaacccttaTCTTCACCTCTCTgccacagtttcctcatttgtaagatgGGGACAATAACAGTAACAGCCTTATGGAGTTATTATGAGGATTTAACCTGTTAATACATGTGTTTAGTATAGTATCTGGCGCACAGGAAGGGCTCAGTGAACATTAGCTATTAGTATTGTTATCATTGTTCATCGAAGCAAAAGATCGATATATAGATTCTTTGGCATAGCCCCCCTCTCTAGAAGACTGAACAGCCCCCATGTCTCTAGATTGATTTGGTGGCTGAAGTTCAGGTGTCAGTGATCCTGGAAGAGGATGGATCATGGGCCAGAGCTCTGACCTTGGATTGGATGGACACACTGACCTCCAGTACTTGCTTGGTTCTTCCAGACTGTCCCCAAGCATCAGAGACTTCTGCTTACGCCCAGGAAGGACCACCTCAGCCGGTGTAGTCCCCCAATCCAAGAATCCACGCTTGATGGCTGGGTTGGCAGTCCTCAAGCTTGTACTCACATTCCTTCAGAAGTGGAGCACTTGCTACCTCTTTTCCAAACAACATCCTTGTCCTGAGTCAAAGTTAaacttctttgtttgttttgttttgtttaatctaGAATCCAGAATTGCAACTTTGGGAAGAGACTTTGGTATTGTCATTTGCATTGTCATCTGGGCTCGCCCAGTGATCTGCTTCCCCCCATCCTAAGTGATCAATCTCGTGCAGTATCAATTCCATAGTTGATCACAGGACCAGCTCTGTTCCAGGTCCAGGTGGGTACCgcacgtgtgcttagtcactcagtcatgtccgattcttcgcaaccccagggactgtaggccgccaggctcctctgtccatggggattctccaggcaagaatactagagtgggttgccatggcgatcttcccaacccagggattgaacccagatctcccacattgcaggtggattctttatcatttgagtcATGAGGATGAGATAACTCAGACTCAATGAGCCCCTACACAGGTGAGCAGGGAGGTGGCCTGGATGACCAACATCATTGTCCATCTGGGAACCAAGTGCTAAGAGGGCCTGAAGGAGACAGGCAGAGACCTGGAGTTTGGGTCCTGTTTTCCTGCTCTATGTGTGTCCTTGGTCATGTCACTtaatccctgcccccacccacccccagcctcattttctctgtaaaatggcaGAGATCTACCTCACAGGGTAACTGTAGGGATGAACCATGAAAACAGTACCGTCCTTagcacttagtaggtgctcaagaaagaaaaaatggccAAAGGGAACATGAAGAAGCAGGCTGCCAGCTGAGGGTCCCAGAAGGAGGTGACAATTAGGGAGCAGGCTGGTGCGGGGGACTGCAGACAGGGTCTGGCGACGGTGAGTCCTTGACATTGCCCTGCAGCCTCCTGCTCTGAGaagccctgcctcccagctctcTGGAACCATTCAGATTCCTGGGGTATTCAAGTACCATTTCTGGGCTGGAGGCTCTGAAAGGGGCAAAATCACACTGCTGCACAGATttccagaagtttttttttttttttttaatgtcttgtttTAAATAGATTGTTTTCTAAGGGTCATATGACCGCTCCTCCTCCACCCCCGCAGGCCAGGGGCGGGCCGGCCCCCGTGGGTGTTGCAACTTCGGGCCCCAAAGTGGGGAAAGGCCGGCGGGCGGCGGCCACGTGACTCGCCCCGGGGATAAATAGACGGCGAAGCTGGGACTCAGCACAGTATCCCTCCCGCCTCCTCGATCCAGTTCTGCGCCGTCGGAGCCAGAGTTCTCGGAGCCAGCATCGACCCCACACCTACGCAGCCGCAGGATGGAGCGCCAGCAGCCCGACAGGCAAGTGCGGGGCGGGGGACCGGCTTCTCCCGGGCAGGGCAGATCCCTCCTCCTGCAGAGCTCCCGAGACCGAGCCGGGAAGCAGGAAGCGACCTCGCTGAATGGGCGGGCGGTCACTTGGGGCTTTGGTGTTAGGAGGAGCTGGGTGCCAGTCCCCCCCGGTGGGGCAGTTGGAGAGATGAAAGATGATTGACATGCCTGGCTCCCTGTGGATGACCCGATGGGAGTGTTGTCGTGGGACCgactttggttttggttttgtacTTGTGCGAGTGCTTGGAGGTAGTGATCTGCTCAATCCGGGATCCCCGCCGATTGTTGGAGCCTGGGCGACAAAGCCTGGCTTTCTTACTGGGGACTCTTCTTGGCCGCATCCACCTCTGGCTAGCTAGCTGTCGAATTAAGGAGCACATCAGCTCGGCTACTGAGCCCGCGCTTTCAGTATTAGAGTGGCATAGTAGAGCAGGCACAGCAAGAGAGCCAAGGACTAGCTGGAATTTGGCCCTGGGTTTGTCCACCTCTGAGTCTGGCTCCTCCCATCTTCCAAGAATTTGACCAGCATGTACAGAACAGGGGGTGATGTTTCTGAAGGAGTGCAGGTCAGAAAGGAGAAATGACACCCGTGTGGGAGGTGGATGCAGACATAAGGCAGAAATACTCCCCCAAAGGGACTGTTTCTTTGAGTAAAACTGAGTTTTACTTGAGCTTTTTCAATACTTTTGTGCGAGCAGAATATTACAAGGGATCATGAGATCTGTATCTGAAACCTCAACAAAGTTAATGAGTTAAATCTTGGGTCTAAAAGCCAGTGGAAGCAATTGCAGGTGAATTGAGTGTGCACCCTGCCCACCGatgctgctcccttctcttctctattgaGAATAATTGGCCAGACCTTTCCTGTTGGTTTGGGGGACCCGTATTACACAGTGTTTTAATAACTGAAAAGTGTGGCTGGGGTTGCATCTTAAAGGTAGTTGGGAAAGTGGCTGTGTATTAGATGGGAACCTGGGTTTCTGCAGAGAAGCCTGAAAAAGCGgaaatctctttttttaagtCCTGCACGCAGGCAGGGGTACCCCTCAGAAGCTCGGCGTTGGAAGGGACTGTGCCCAGAGCCCTGTCCTCGACTCCCTTGCTCACCTCTGTACCTTCTCTCTGCAGCATGCCCCAGGATTTGTCAGAGGCCTTGAAGGAGGCCACCAAGGAGGTGCACACCCAGGCAGAGAATGCCGAGTTCATGAAGAACTTTCAGAAGGGTGAGCTGACCCGAGAAGGTTTTAAGGTATGTGGACTGGAGGTACCAGCCTTGGCAGGGGAACATTGGGTGGGAGTGCACCCAAAGCGCAGAGCAGTGATATTAGTGGGGATGGCTACTAGGGATGCTGAGGGAGCCGCTGAGCATGTTCAAGGGAGTCATTTTACAGGTCATGaccttgaggctcagagagtggaAATGACTTACctagggtcacacagcaggtTTCACAGCCTGCAGTGTAGTATTGTGGAGGGGCTGGGGCAGTGGTACTCTTTTAAGTGACCACCTAGTGCCTGCTTGGCATTTTACTCACTTAATTTTAATTAGTGCTTCAGCTTTGATAAGGAAGATGAGGAAgggaaggctcagagaggttaagtaactaacagaaggtcacacagcctgtaAGCAAATGGGAGAGGCCAAAATTGAGCCAAGCCTGGTTATCTTATCTGGCTGCGAAGGTAAGAGGGGAGTATGGGTTGGAGCTTGAGTACTTCTGTTCCTTAATAGTAAGAATACGGGCACCATCTAACCTCCCCAAGGTAccttttcctcacctgtgaaatgagcCTTTTCAACAGcagggttttccttttttttgaccacactgcacagcatgtgggctcttagttttccaaccaagAACTGAATTCATGCTCCCAGCAGTGgcagcacggagtcctaaccattggaccaagGGGAATACCCAGCATGATTTCCTTAAGTGCCCGTTGTATTTGAGGCATGAATTTTTGCTATTACCCAGCACAGTTGTGAACTTCATACAGGTAGAAGGAAAGCATGTGAGAAAAGAACCTGGCAGGTGCTGGGTGTGAGGAGAGGCTTGTTTGGGTTGAACAGTGTGCGTGGGGAGCTGTGGCTCACCACTCCTGACACCCTGCCTTTGCGTACTGGGAGACGCCCCCTACTTCCAACAGGAGAGGTGCTTCAGTGAAGGGCGATTTAACCTGCAGCTCTAAGGGGCTCACAGCCCTGGGCTGTGTCCTGTGGGTGTGAGGCTAGCCCTTACTCCTTCGTTCTGCCCTCCACCCACGTGAAAAAGCTGACATACAGTTGCTGTAACGTGACTGGGGcagtgggagtggggaggtggcCGCTGGAGTACCCCATGCCCAGCCACTGTACGCTTTGGAGCTTCCTTCTTGGCCCCTGAGTTCAGAGTCTGCACAAAGATCCAGGAGAGGACCCAGTGCTCGCTCAGATTGTGCTGATGGAGGTAGCGTTTTTTATCATCACGGTCCAACTTCAGTGCTGACTACCAGGTCGCGCCTAGTGCTTCACCTCTGCCATCCTCCCTGATCCCCATACCTGCCCCATCACTCTGTGGTCAGATTACCCTTCTACGTAAGGAAGGGAACCTTGTGCAGAGTCACCCAGGCCCCAGATTGCCTAGAGAGGGTGAGTGGTTTTATCCACCGTCATCCAACCAAGGACTGGCCGAGCGGAGTTAGGACCAGGTCGGTCACAGTTGAAAACCCAGGCTGCTCTGTACCAGGCTGCCTGGGTTTCTGCCCTGGTGAGAGACAGTGCTCCCATGAATGATTAAAGGTTCAGAAATAACCTGAAAACCTCAGCCGGAACATCTAAACTTTGTCCTCTTTCTAACTCAAAACTAGAAAATTAATGTGTAATGGGAGTTACCCGAGCCAAGGGGCACTGGGCTGTCTGTCCCCCAGCCCAGCTTTCAGAGGTGATGGGGTTCAGAGGGGTCTTCTGGGGAGAGCTGTGCCCTGCAGATGGATCCCCAGAAGTCAAAAGCCAGGGAGAGGTGCCTGGCATCTCCTGTAAGCACTTTCATTCACTTACTTTCTCCAGAAAGCCATGCCTGTGCTTGGCTCCATTTCTGTTTCTTACTAGCTTTGTGACTTCTGTGTCTcataccctctctgagccttagtgtcttttctgtaaaatgggcatagcCATTCCTTTGTTAGATTTTTCCAAGGATGAAATGAGGATTCGTATTTTTTCCAGTGTAATAAAAGGTTTTTAGGCTCAGACAGTGCACGATGAAAATTTTCTCCTGTGACACTTTCTCTGGCTGCCACGTGGGGAGGGTTGGAGGGGCTGGCAGGAGgtgggagcccagcctggggagGTGACAAGGATGACTGAAGGCGATAGTGCGAAGGGGCTGGGTGCTCTGATAACCACCTACTTGCTCTGGTTTCAGCTGGTGATGGCATCTTTGTACCACATCTAcgtggccctggaggaggagatcgAACGCAACAAGGAGAACCCCGTCTATACTCCCCTCTACTTCCCAGAGGAGCTGCATCGCCGGGCCGCCCTGGAGCAGGACATGGCCTTCTGGTACGGGCCCCGCTGGCAGGAGGCCATCCCCTACACACAGGCCACCAAGCGCTATGTTCAGCGACTCCAGGAGGTGGGGCGCGCCGAGCCCGAACTGCTGGTGGCCCATGCCTACACCCGCTACCTGGGCGACCTGTCTGGGGGCCAAGTTCTCAAGAAGATTGCTCAGAAGGCCCTGAACCTGCCCAGCTCTGGGGAGGGCCTGGCCTTCTTCACTTTCCCCAATATCGCCA
This region of Ovis canadensis isolate MfBH-ARS-UI-01 breed Bighorn chromosome 3, ARS-UI_OviCan_v2, whole genome shotgun sequence genomic DNA includes:
- the HMOX1 gene encoding heme oxygenase 1 translates to MERQQPDSMPQDLSEALKEATKEVHTQAENAEFMKNFQKGELTREGFKLVMASLYHIYVALEEEIERNKENPVYTPLYFPEELHRRAALEQDMAFWYGPRWQEAIPYTQATKRYVQRLQEVGRAEPELLVAHAYTRYLGDLSGGQVLKKIAQKALNLPSSGEGLAFFTFPNIASATKFKQLYRSRMNTLEMTPEVRQRVLDEAKTAFLLNIQLFEELQGLLTQKPKDRDPSQGPDLHRRAGSKAQDSAPAKAPGGKPQPSVLSQAPLLRWVLTLSFLVATVAVGLYAM